GCTCTCTTCCTCGCTAAACAGCCCTACAttgagatctacttttgcaacactcagATAAAACTATTACAACATAcaactaaaacagataaaacatttagaacatacacttgcaacataattattgtaacatatgcaatatccaggtataatacttgcaacatacgtgtgtaACAAATAAAACATATGGAACAtgttgttgcaacatatgtgtgaaacatatgcaaacatCTGCATCAAAATATacatctgaaacagatgaaatattttgaacaaacgcttgcaacatgtctctgaaacacttgcaacatatacaacatccccgatctatttttgcaacatccataagaaACAACTGCAACATAACTTTGAAATgactgaaacatacatttgcatcaTAGCGGAGGGAAAGCCTGGGCTGGTCGATTCCAGCCGTCGGGGTCGGAGTCAGCGGTGCACGAGCACCACCGGCACCCAGCCCCAGCGGCGCGCGCGAGCACCATCACCAGCCAGCGCCATCAACACCTGCCTTGCTAAGCCTGGCGGGCGACACATGCTATGAGAGCGAGTGGGCGGCCAAAGCGAGGAGTGAGGTGTGGGTGGGGCGCGCGACGGGCGGGAGAGAGAAACGAGGAGTGAACTGCGCAGGTGGGGCATGCGACGGCACATGAGCGAGGAGCGAGCGAGCGGCATAGGGTCAAGGCGTGTTGGAGAAGGCCGAACGGAGTGAGCGGTGTCCGAATGAGAATAAGAGACGGGGGGGAGTCAAAGTTGTGGTGCATGTCACGCCATGCGTTCGTCTGGAAGGAGTGCTGGCGTCGGACGTTCTGTTTGTAGCATTGTCATTACTCTTTAGCTTGGCTGGGAAGCACCGGATAAAAGAAAAATCAGACAAGTAAGCACATTTAGAACCTTAAAtatctattttattttatttaggatttaaaattcaaaatttagaattttaaATGACTAGACACGATCTATACGGAAGTCGTTTTAAAATTATAAAGTttgatttcaaaatatgagaaaatAAACCGAGTATttaggactctaaatgactttaggGAACAAAATTATTAACTACAAAATTATAGACTGTATTgaaactacaacttttatatagacCATGCCAACATCTTAGGTCGTTTAAAAATTctaatttttaaatttcaaaatataaaatttTAAAAGAAATTTTGACACTGAatatttttaattaaaaaaattatcatctacaaagttatagatctcattgaGCTCTATAAtttttaatataaagtttgtcACAATTTGACTTTGTATGCAAAAGTTAACCATTAAGGTTGTGGTATAAtagttatgtgcataatgatcaCTTTTAACTTCTCTCACATCCActcctagaaaaatactattttaataTCTATAATGTCTATAGTTGAAATATGTCCTCTTGGCAAAAATAGCCCTGTtctgcagcactacttcagcagtacttttcagcgaacggaCAACatgtttctctcacaacaaatcagcataagcacgAGCATAACCCAAATTTCAGCGGAACTTGAATGATGTTATACAACAAAGGGCACGTTTGATTCTTTGCTAGCTTTGCTCATCTTGCCTCGCTtggccaaaaaaaaaactttgccagcATGAGTGAGCCCATTTGGCTCTCATCCACCAGCAAGCACAAACCCCTAGTTATAATCTTATCAGGAAACCAAACACTAGTTCTGTCTTAGCAAAGCAAGGCAAAGTCTATCCAGAGAACCAATCGTGCCCAAATTTACCCCCTGTTGTACTGCGTttcttccttcaacttcaacTTCAACTGTGGCAAATCATGGACCGGATCAATGGCCTTTCTTAGGATCAGATTCAGGCCCGTCAAAGAGGCCCAAAGCAACAACCACAAACTTTGACTGATCCTGGTTCTGGATTTGGAAAGCCCATCCAGATACTACTCTAGTACTCTTTGAAGTTTCCCTACTATTAGTACTAGTGTTGAAGAGCAGCCAGCAGGCACTTTCACACCACAAGTTTGGGGAATACTCACTAGAACAAAACGACGTACACATGCGAGGAACAAACGCACGCAAGTTTTATTCGAAATTGCATTGCATGGCATGGACCTCTGATCTGCACGATACAAAATGGGTACACTCTCGACTCGACTCTTGTATAAAAAAGATCGTACATGGCACATATACTGTATTTTCGTAGTCTACATGGTACATGGACACTTGGGACAGCTCTTGGGGTTTCCCCTCCCCTCCAGGCCGCCCTTTTCAGTTTTCACCATCTTAGCTTGGCCGGGAAGTACTGCATTGCAGGGGAAAAAATTCAGACAAGTAAAGCTCATACATATCAGAATTGTGGTTCTCTGACGCCAAATGCATGGACACATATAGTACAGCACATACCTTGTCGATTAGGGACATGTAGTAGGGCTTCACCTTCTCCACGTCGATCCTGACGTTGCTCTTGCTGTACAGGTCATACTTGCTGCAGCAACAAGAAAAAGGACAGCGCGCACCAGTTGTTAATTATATACTTGTATCAAGTATCTGCAACCGAATGATCTGGTGTTGTTTGTCTTACTTGAACACATGCAGCCACTTGAGGTTCTCCTTGTCCTCTTCGTTCATCAGGTGCATGTAGGCTCCATGCTTGTGCAGGGCTGCATAAATGAAATGAATGTATCCTGACTTGTAACTTCTGAAAACTTTCGTtctgtatatacatatatacaaaaAGAAGAGAGGATGAGCGATCCAGGGGGCTTACGGTAGAACGAGTGGTATCTGATGATGAACAGCCCCGCGGAAGGAAGGGTGCACTTGTTCTCCTTGGCCACCTGACGAGATGAGATGAACACACACGCACATGTCagcatttttctttttcaaaacaCACTGCGGCAGGAGAAAGCGTATAGATACTGACCAGGTACATGTAGTCGTCATGGCCCCATGACATGAGCACGTTGTCGAGGCCGCAGCCCTCGGAGTAGACCCCCAGCTTGGTGTTGAGCTTGGGGTTGTGGTAGTCAGGGTTCTCCTGGAAGTACTGCAACAATGGACGTTCGTTCATTTGGATTCAGAATTCAGAGTCAGGGGTGAACAGAGCAGAGCACCCAGTTCCAGACGCTATACATGCCTACAGCACCGGACTGGTGTGAGTTGTCTGATTTTGGCCTGCATCCTCCAATTGCTTACCTTGAAGTGGACGTTGCACTCGTCGTATGCGCAGCCGACGGGGAAGGTGTCACCTGAAAGTTACAAGTTTCAGAGGCGGAGTTTTGAGGGTTATGCGTCTAGAAGACGTGAAGTTTTTCTTGCAGTGTCAGGTCTTCACTTCTTACCGACGACAGCCCACTGAGGGAGCTCCCCACAGCTTGGGTGCAGCAGCACCTTGCCCAGGTCTGAAAATGGCAATTAATTAACCTTGTCATTAGAGTTAGGAATCCGTCGGCCCATGTTTCAGTGACGACACGCAGTTGTATCAACAGCAAGCACAAGCAATAGTACCGTGGATGAGGCCTGTGAGGTGGAGCCAGTCCTCGTCGGGGTAGTCCTTGCGGATGGCCTCGGCGGTCTGGAGGAGGTGCTCGATCTGGGGCATGTCCAGGTCCGGGTCGCTGTCGTCGATGAACTCGTTGAGCAGCTCGATGCACTCCCAGATGCCCATCTCCGTCATGTCTAGCCGCCCGTACTCGGCCCGCATCCGCGACACGAACTCGTACGTCTGGCTGATGTGGTTCACCCGGTAGAACTCCTCCACCGTCTGCTTCCGCTCCGACTCCGCGTCGTAGTTCCTGCAGCATGGGTTCAGGGGACTTCAGGATTCCCGATTCAGCTcctactttttctttttctttttcttttcgttTTAGTTTTCGTAAAAATCAAACTAATCCATCCATGCTAACAGAGCCACACAGCCCAGGGCTAGGAAGGAAAAATTAATCGcgtatataaaaaataaaaagagagaATCAATAAATAAATCCACCGTGTTGGCATAGGCACAGTGGCCACAAAAATATCATGGGTGCATGTGGGGCCACTGCCATGGACACCCAGAAATCTTTGGGAGCATAGGCCAAGCTGTTCCCATGCAGGCCATGGCACGAGGACGAGAGCGGGCGATGACGGTACCGGCGGAGGGTGCGGCGAGCGCTTGGTGCTGCGCGTGCGCCGCCACGACCGCCCCGCGTACCTGCAGCACGTGGAGTCCGTGGCCGACGAGATGGAGCAACACCACCGCGAGCTACGACAGTTCGCCAACGCCGACGTGGACGCGGCCACGGGCGCGACGCGCTAGGCGTCGGCTTCCTCAAGGGCCGCGCCTACTACCACCGCCTAGGTCGCATCTAGCTTGGGAGCTACCTCCTCCATGGCTCGCCGGGCACCGGCAAGTCCACGTTCGCGCGCGGCCATGGCGAGGTTCCTAGGGTACGACATCGACCTGTCACGCGCCAACGAGGAACTCCGCGCGCTGCTCCTGCACACCACCCCGCGCTCGCTTGTCCTCGTCGACGTGTCGTGCTGTGGCGAGGAGCACGTCATGGGTGTTCACCATGCGCGGGGGCAAGGACGCCATCGACGCCGCGGTGCTGCGCTCGGGCTAGCTGGACGCCCACATCCAGTTCACACTCTGCGACTTCGAGGCGTTCAAGGCGTTTGCCAGCAACTACCTCGGGCTCAAGGACCACGAGCCTGTGCGCGATCACCAGGTTGGTGCACCCGATCACAAAGCGGTCCAGCGCCTCCTGCCTGAGCTTCTCTGAGTCGGAGTCAAGCGTGCTGGTGACCTCGTCCAGCAGCAGGATGGTGGAGTTGTGGGCACTGGAGGGCCTGGCGCTGCTGCGGTGGGTGTTGACGAGCGTCGCCTCGTGCGCCTGCTCCTGCATGCGGATGAGCTTGGTGTAGGTGCCACGTTGGCCATGAGCAATGCCGGTCCTAGAATTTTAAGGGCCTCTGGCGATCTCGTCGTAACGGGCCCTCTTAACcatatataaaatcttataatatataggcgctaattttacttgcaaaacgaaagcaaattcaataacatatttttaatttaacatgtctaataattatcgaggaacaatatagattaaggaatatatttgtagatgtatgataattatcgaggaataatgtagattaaaaaaataatatattcgttttcttttctcacccatgacaaatgtttcttaggtaacattctaaaattctaacatgtaaattagaagaaaaatatgactatatgggtacaaagtattagaagtctgaaatactatacaaataattaatttggattaaaaataaaaaggaaaaaataccttAGGTCTAAACAActaatcggtgatcgcaattcataagaagcaaagaatcaagatgtcgtcgtcgtggagccctgcctggtcgccgTCTTCGTGCGtcgtgtccgtgtctccggtagtctagcttttcgtggcggcgcggctcgccagctccgtGCGTGTAAGGTGCACAtcccgaactcacgatcagagtgtgttgtgtgcagcgtgactcctcgcctcctctctacccgagggccgtgAGGAAAAAAACTAGAAAAGAAATGTCAATGTTGTCTTTTTAGACCGTCTAACCAGTTTTATGTCTCTCTTCTTATTAGTTTGCTAATATTTAATGGACTATAGGACCTGTGTGTTTATATACCTGGGCTTGGGCTCCTCTTCCATTTGgaccctcggccgtcgcacctcatGGCCTACCCTTAGAGGCACTGGAAGATACGAGATGACAATGATAGGGtgtttttttataaaattttatTCAGTAGCTACATAAAAGAGTATAAACTTGTGGTGCACGACTTAACAAGAGTTTAAGAACCCTATTTTGAGTTTAAGAGTTCGTAGACTACGTGGCATGAACCGTAAGTCTAAGAACCGTCAGTTTATTTAACTCGTAAAATTTTATTAAGGACACGAGGGGGAAAAGGCCGTCACGCATCTGTTCCCGTCTCGACCGTCGAAAGGAAAGGAGAAGCGGATCACTACTTTTCTCTCAGCTGCTGGCTTTTGATTTTTGGCGTCGACGATCCCCAAGAGGCCAAGAACACACCGAACGAAGTTATTAGGCTGTTTTACCTGAAGGTATTGCCGAAGGCGTTGGCGTCCGGCACGACGAAGCCGGCGTCGAGCACCAGCTCCGCGGGGTCGCCGCCGGCGGGGaccttcctctccggcaccacatCTGCACCATGACCATTCATCATCAGGAAACGATCGAAACTTCTCGCATCATCCACCGCCATTACACCAGCCAGCCAAACAGGGAGAAGACACAAACAAAGAAAAACGAAACACAGAAGCTCACCGAGCTGAGGTTGTTCAATGGTGATCGTCATCTTCTTCCCCGGTCTGCGCGAAAAAAAAGAAGCTAGCCTTGACGAAAATGGCAGCACGAACTGAAACAGAGTCCAAGAACACGGCAACAGCGATGGCCTGCTTCCGGAGGCAAAATCCGCGGTATTTATAGCAGGAGGCCGCGGGGCGCGGGGCCCCGGTGTCAGCCGGCAAAGGTAGCTTGTGAGGCCCGGGCAACAGCTGTGGGTGACGCGGCAGGGGAGAAGGAAAGCAGAGCGCGGGAGATCCCAGCCGACGGGTGGCGTTATCCGCCGGAGCCTGGGGATCCGGATGTGCTAGGACACGGGGGGTGACTCAGCCATGGCGTGGAGCTGCGCCTGTGGATGACAGCGACACCTCACTCTCCTTGTGGTAGGTACTGCCCCTTCTTTCTCCCCTGCGCTTGCATGCTTGTTATTGACTAGTAGCCTTTTTTTCTTCCTACTCTTTTCTCGGATTTATTTAATTTCCCCTCTTCTCATCTGCCTCCTCCTCTCCCTCTGTGCTGGGAGCTAAATAAATACTCGGGTGTGTTTGGTACAGCTTCGGTCCAAGTTTTACAAAGATGTTTTCAGCTTCTCCTAATAAACGGGTCTGGACAAAACAACTTCTCTCTAGAAGCTGTTTTCAGCTCCTCTCACATTTGAAGCTGAAAATATTAGTTTTTCGTAGCTTTCTTTCTGTCCTCTTTCATGAAAAGCGTTTTATTAAACATTTAAAAAAAAGCAGATTTAGCTCTATTGGTAAAGCTGATTTTCCAATAAAAATTGATTCACTAGTGAAGTTAAACGGTATCAAAATGGCCTTAGTTGAAGCAGCACGTGCATTGTCTTGGCCTCTTGGACAAGGCTTGAGAGGGAGAACTCACATTAATCATGTTCGCTTGTTTTATAATCTatatttttcagcttattttttcaggtAGAATAAtgtttctctcataacaaatcagctgaAACGgtgttcgacttgttttttcggcgaagcgaacggagccattaTCTCCATCGCAGTCGCAGACGAAATGTGTCGGTGCTGGTGCTTTCCATATGGCCAAAAAATCCCAAATTGTTCAATTTTCTTATTGAAAAAAATCAAGAAGGTATGTTATAATACCTATAAGTTCAAATAGatgtttttaaatattttttatagAAAATTAGATGAAACTATTTTGATGTTGTGGATGTTAATGTATTTTTCTATCTTAATATTATTAATTAGAGACCTCCAACGAAGTCTTCGTCACGAGAAGCACTAAAAAATGATAAATCATAAATTTATAAATATCACTAGTGGAGGCCTTTGGCGGAGCTTCCACATTAATCCTCATGAGATGCGCTAGGTAAAAGATAAATCCAAAAGGTTCTCATATAATCAGAAACATCTGGCTTCTAATCTTAtagtgtactccctccgtccaggaaagaatacaattctagcacagtgtcaTGTTTTagaatcttaagtttgactaattatagatataaaaaatattaatatttatgatatcaaatgaataccattagattaattacgaaatgtatttttgtaAGAAATTAATTTAGAGCCATAAATACGAATAGTATTCAATAAAAACTTAGTTAAACATGGACTACTTTTACCGGCACGCAACCCATAGTTATATTCTTTCCTGGACGGAGAGAGTATCATCATCATGGCTAACAATAACCATTGGATTTATTTTGGTTTTCTAAATAATTATCCACTACTATTCTTTTGAAAAATACATAAAGTCACCctaaatatgcatatataatgGATTTTTCATCTAAATCGTGCACCTTACGATTATAAATGATGATATGAAATGACACCATAATTAGATATTAAATTACCTACATATGCTATTATTATAAAAGATAATACAAAATAAACCCTCCAATTTATCTAAAATTATCCCACACCTATTGTTttaaaaataaacaaaatatcTCACAAATTACATCTAAATATCAATAAAAACTATTGTGGGGAAAAAATACTTCAATAACCATAACCCGCATTATATGTGTTTCTAAATTACCTAGGTCGACTACTATCAATTTAAAAATAAACATAAATACTATATGCCGCCATGTCAATAAAGtaaaataaatattaaaaaatAAATATACATGCATTATGATAAATATTTAATAATAGCTTGTCAATGTTGGCGAAATGTTCCCGTAACAAACCACATGCCAACGACATTGACAATCTAGTTATAAGTTATATTAGTAGTATATGGTAATAAGTTTGTAAGCGGTTACTTTAGGACCTGTTTGGATGAGTTTCGGATTCTTAAAAATTAGTTTTTACCTTTAGTTTCTAAAATCTAGATTCTAAGCAAAAATTGGTAAGGGTGTTTGGATCCCTAGTTTTTAATAATctggcttcatttattgctcacagGGTCACAAGAAACTGACAAAAGCTGAGTATCAACAGCTTGCTAGTTTTTAAGAATCTAGCAAAAACTGACGTAAGAAACTAGACAAAAACTAGTctgtttagatcccacctaaTTTTCAAAAACTAGATCCTTAAAAACTGGTGAGATCCAAATAGGGGCTTAGATACGTTCTACCAGTCCTCTCTCGAATACATAAATTCCTATTAGTGGTATCTCACACAGCAAAGAGATGACTTTTCGTTCGTAAAAAAATTAAATTAAGAGTACACCTAGACTGTCCGAGGTGAAATTGTTACCGTTGTTCTTCTATAAGTTCTTTCGCGGAGGTTAGGAGGTTATTTTTCTTACTCTATTTAGACCCTATTTAGGTATGTATTAGCTAGCTGCTAATAGTTACTATAACTAACTAATAGTTCGTAGCTAATATTAGCCGCTATTAGCTAGTTTGATCAACTAATAAAATAGTTGTTAGCTGGTTATTTAGTTAACAATTAGTTAGACATGTTTGGATCCAAGGAGCTGATTGCTAGCAGCTAACTATTAACTATGTGATCTGAACTGGGTCTCGGTGGCACGGATTTGACCCTAAACGCCTCTTGTTCTTCTCATCTCAGCCCTTCGAATATTTGACACGGCTACGATGCTACACACGACAATTGGCACAAGGCCTAAAGCCATGGCGGTGATACGTACCTGCTGCGTGCCACGCCGAATCTTATCTGCTTGTCTTGGTTGTCTCCAGCAGGGGACCGACGCTTCACTTCATCACACGCGTATCGGAGGTCAGTGACTCACTCACTTGTCGCCAGTCTGTTGTTAAAGCTGAACCGAGCTCGGACAACACGAGGTGGTGCAGGCCGCCGCAACTAAGGTTTGGTTTGGTAGGATTTCTCCATCGGTTTTAGGAGTTGTTTGAAGCCGTTTTCTGTCAAACGGGATAAAGAT
The nucleotide sequence above comes from Miscanthus floridulus cultivar M001 chromosome 18, ASM1932011v1, whole genome shotgun sequence. Encoded proteins:
- the LOC136520921 gene encoding uncharacterized protein, yielding MQEQAHEATLVNTHRSSARPSSAHNSTILLLDEVTSTLDSDSEKLRQEALDRFVIGCTNLVIAHRLVVLEPEVVAGKRLERLEVAECELDVGVQLARAQHRGVDGVLAPAHGEHP
- the LOC136520920 gene encoding probable inositol oxygenase, whose translation is MTITIEQPQLDVVPERKVPAGGDPAELVLDAGFVVPDANAFGNTFRNYDAESERKQTVEEFYRVNHISQTYEFVSRMRAEYGRLDMTEMGIWECIELLNEFIDDSDPDLDMPQIEHLLQTAEAIRKDYPDEDWLHLTGLIHDLGKVLLHPSCGELPQWAVVGDTFPVGCAYDECNVHFKYFQENPDYHNPKLNTKLGVYSEGCGLDNVLMSWGHDDYMYLVAKENKCTLPSAGLFIIRYHSFYPLHKHGAYMHLMNEEDKENLKWLHVFNKYDLYSKSNVRIDVEKVKPYYMSLIDKYFPAKLRW